A portion of the Magnolia sinica isolate HGM2019 chromosome 17, MsV1, whole genome shotgun sequence genome contains these proteins:
- the LOC131230496 gene encoding uncharacterized protein LOC131230496 → MEACCSSRFGGSPHQESHPNPHLLGVMAYKKRGEEGESPYAKPATRWVKLNVDGSACGNSGFSGGGGICKRDDGSFVFAFLSAYGVGSNNKAKLRAIYDGIVLCLDRGFSRIVVETNSMVARGLLSGTSTTPWKLKPWVSRIKSLGRTANFVFSVIPREGNGPADGMAKEASGTQASLPPHIRGLLFLDKIGLGVVRDTRVKM, encoded by the exons ATGGAAGCATGCTGCAGCTCGAGGTTCGGCGGCAGCCCCCATCAGGAGAGTCATCCCAATCCTCATTTGTTGGGAGTTATGGCGTACAAGAAACGGGGCGAGGAAGGAGAATCGCCCTAT GCTAAGCCAGCTACTAGGTGGGTGAAACTGAATGTGGATGGATCAGCATGTGGTAATTCGGGTTTTTCTGGAGGTGGCGGTATTTGCAAAAGGGATGATGGCAGTTTTGTTTTTGCTTTCTTGTCTGCTTATGGGGTTGGTTCGAACAACAAAGCGAAGCTTCGGGCTATTTATGATGGTATTGTCCTTTGTCTAGATAGAGGTTTTTCTAGAATTGTTGTTGAAACCAATTCCATGGTCGCAAGGGGCCTGCTGTCTGGGACTTCTACCACCCCTTGGAAATTGAAGCCTTGGGTCTCTAGGATCAAAAGTTTGGGACGAACAGCTAATTTTGTCTTCTCGGTAATTCCCAGGGAAGGAAATGGCCCAGCTGACGGCATGGCTAAGGAGGCTAGTGGGACCCAGGCGTCCCTCCCTCCCCACATCCGTGGGCTTCTATTCTTAGATAAGATCGGGTTAGGTGTTGTTAGAGATACCCGAGTGAAGATGTAA